The sequence below is a genomic window from Halosolutus gelatinilyticus.
GTTCGACTTCGCGGGCGTTGTCGGCAGTGTTGTAGACCTTCGCGTGGCCGACGGTCTTGCGCATCCCGAACTTGGTGTCGAGCTTGCGGATGACGACCTCGTCGGCGTCCTTGTTCAGCTTCGCGGCGAGGCTGTCGCGAACCTGCAGCCGGGAGGGCGTCGCGTCCTCGTGGGTCAGTTCGAAGGTAACGTCCGTTCGATGCAACATGGGGTTCTCCTCCTCGGAGATGATGTCGACGTCCATGATATCACTCAGTTACCCTACTATCCCCGTGTAGCGCCTAAAAGGATTTCGAACCCGGGGGCGGTTGCGAGGCATCGAGCGCAGCGAGATACCTCGGAGAATGCGAACGGCGAAGGGAGCGAACCGCGAGTGGGAAGCGGGCGCTTCGAATCGGTGGCGGATCGAGCACCGTCACCCGTCTCACTCGCTTTCGGGCTGCCAGCGGTCGAACATGCGTCTCGTCTCGGGATGCAACCGATCGGCCGCGGGCGGCTCCGCGAACCAGGCGGCGCCGTTCAACTCGCCGGGTTGTATCGCGATCGAGCCGCCCTCGTAGTCGGCTCGGAAGAACGCCCGGAGGACGTGCAGCCGTTCGTCGAAGCCGTCGCAGGTCGCGATCTCGTGGCGCAGGTACGCGATCGACCGCGGCGAGCAGTCGATCCCCGTCTCCTCGGCGACCTCCCGGCGAACGGTCTCTTCGAACGATTCGTCGCCCTCTTGCCCGCCGCCGGGAATACCCCACTTCGAACCCCCGCGACCGACGATCAAGAGGACGCGCTCGCGTTCGGGTCCGTCGACGGTCATCGATTCGGTCAACGGTGGGTGTCGGTCGGGGGGTCGCCGGACGAGCGCGTACGCGCCGCCGACGTAGCC
It includes:
- a CDS encoding NUDIX hydrolase translates to MTRRDVNLAEIERRRDRLVDRFGNAPVRERRDEPPADRFAEWLELSRQGYVGGAYALVRRPPDRHPPLTESMTVDGPERERVLLIVGRGGSKWGIPGGGQEGDESFEETVRREVAEETGIDCSPRSIAYLRHEIATCDGFDERLHVLRAFFRADYEGGSIAIQPGELNGAAWFAEPPAADRLHPETRRMFDRWQPESE
- a CDS encoding 30S ribosomal protein S24e, producing MDVDIISEEENPMLHRTDVTFELTHEDATPSRLQVRDSLAAKLNKDADEVVIRKLDTKFGMRKTVGHAKVYNTADNAREVEQDHMLERNKIGVDEEAEAEAEPEEA